A single window of Vibrio campbellii CAIM 519 = NBRC 15631 = ATCC 25920 DNA harbors:
- the rbsA gene encoding ribose ABC transporter ATP-binding protein RbsA, producing MAQAILQLSEIEKAFPGVKALDKASLNVYPGRVMALMGENGAGKSTLMKVLTGIYHMDAGSIKYQGQPAAFKGPRDSQEAGISIIHQELNLIPELTIAENIYLGREFTGSMGRIQWGKMYEEADKLLQRLNVKHSSKTLLGDLSLGEQQMVEIAKALSFESKVIIMDEPTDALTDKETESLFKVINELRDQGCGIVYISHRLKEIFEICDDITVLRDGKFIGECEVKDTNEDGLIEMMVGRKLEEQYPRIDVKHGDVCLEVIGLTGSGVHDINFTLQRGEILGVSGLMGAGRTELMKVIYGALPSERGVINLDNKTINPVSPQDGLANGIAYISEDRKGDGLVLGLSVKENMSLCALDKLTKGFQIQHGEEVVAVEDFIKLFNIKTPTRDQIIGNLSGGNQQKVAIAKGLMTKPKVLILDEPTRGVDVGAKKEIYQLINKFKADGMSIILVSSEMPEVLGMSDRIMVMHEGRITGEFDAKDADQETLLACAVGKKINKEAA from the coding sequence ATGGCTCAAGCCATTCTACAACTCAGCGAGATTGAGAAAGCTTTCCCAGGCGTTAAGGCGTTGGATAAAGCCAGTCTTAATGTTTACCCAGGTCGCGTGATGGCGTTGATGGGCGAGAACGGGGCTGGTAAGTCGACCTTGATGAAAGTGCTTACGGGCATCTACCACATGGATGCAGGAAGCATTAAATATCAAGGGCAGCCAGCGGCGTTTAAAGGTCCGCGTGACTCTCAAGAAGCCGGCATCAGTATCATTCACCAAGAATTGAACTTGATCCCGGAGCTAACGATTGCCGAAAACATCTATCTGGGACGTGAATTTACCGGCTCGATGGGTCGTATTCAGTGGGGCAAGATGTACGAAGAAGCAGACAAGTTGCTTCAACGCCTTAACGTGAAGCACTCATCGAAAACATTGCTTGGTGATTTGAGCCTTGGTGAACAGCAAATGGTGGAGATTGCCAAAGCGCTGTCTTTCGAATCCAAAGTCATCATCATGGATGAGCCAACCGATGCACTAACCGACAAAGAGACGGAATCGCTGTTTAAAGTGATCAACGAGCTTCGCGACCAAGGTTGCGGCATCGTCTATATCTCACACCGCCTGAAAGAAATCTTCGAAATTTGTGATGACATTACTGTGCTACGTGATGGTAAGTTCATCGGCGAGTGCGAGGTTAAAGACACCAACGAAGACGGACTTATCGAGATGATGGTAGGTCGCAAGTTGGAAGAGCAATACCCGCGTATCGATGTGAAACACGGCGATGTTTGCCTCGAAGTGATTGGCTTGACTGGTTCTGGTGTTCACGACATCAACTTCACCCTTCAACGCGGAGAAATCCTTGGCGTATCAGGTTTGATGGGCGCAGGTCGTACAGAGTTGATGAAGGTGATTTACGGCGCGCTACCAAGTGAGCGTGGCGTCATCAACTTAGACAACAAGACCATTAATCCGGTTAGCCCACAAGATGGCTTGGCGAATGGCATTGCTTACATATCTGAAGACCGCAAAGGCGATGGCCTAGTGCTGGGGTTATCCGTGAAGGAAAACATGTCTTTGTGCGCGTTGGATAAGCTCACCAAAGGTTTTCAAATTCAACACGGTGAAGAAGTTGTGGCGGTTGAAGACTTTATCAAACTGTTCAACATCAAAACGCCAACCCGAGACCAAATCATTGGCAACCTTTCTGGTGGTAACCAGCAGAAAGTGGCCATCGCAAAAGGGTTGATGACCAAACCTAAAGTTCTGATTCTGGATGAGCCAACTCGCGGCGTTGACGTAGGTGCGAAGAAAGAAATCTATCAGCTAATCAACAAATTTAAAGCCGACGGCATGAGCATCATCTTGGTTTCATCTGAGATGCCAGAAGTGCTAGGCATGAGTGACCGCATTATGGTGATGCACGAAGGTCGCATTACTGGCGAATTCGATGCGAAAGACGCCGACCAAGAAACACTACTCGCTTGTGCCGTAGGCAAGAAGATCAATAAGGAAGCAGCATGA
- the rbsC gene encoding ribose ABC transporter permease, with product MSTNTMSKPNETGSKKLFTKEWLIEQKSLIALIFLIVVVSFLNPNFFTVDNILNILRQTSVNAIIAVGMTLVILTAGIDLSVGSVLALCGAFAASMIALEVPVLIAVPTALFAGAALGAISGIIIAKGKVQAFIATLVTMTLLRGVTMVYTDGRPISTGFTDTADAFAWFGTGYALGIPVPVWLMVIVFAAAWYLLNHTRFGRYVYALGGNESATRLSGINVDRVKIGVYAICGMLAALAGIIVTSRLSSAQPTAGMGYELDAIAAVVLGGTSLMGGKGRIMGTLIGALIIGFLNNALNLLDVSSYYQMIAKAVVILLAVLVDNKNK from the coding sequence ATGAGTACTAATACCATGAGCAAACCAAACGAAACGGGCAGCAAGAAGCTGTTCACCAAAGAATGGCTGATTGAGCAAAAGTCACTGATCGCATTGATTTTCTTGATTGTTGTTGTGTCATTTTTGAACCCAAACTTTTTTACGGTAGACAACATTCTTAACATCCTTCGTCAAACCTCAGTCAACGCGATCATTGCAGTTGGTATGACGCTGGTTATTTTGACTGCTGGAATTGACCTAAGCGTAGGATCTGTACTTGCACTATGTGGTGCCTTCGCGGCGAGCATGATTGCACTAGAAGTGCCAGTGCTTATCGCGGTTCCAACAGCATTGTTCGCTGGTGCAGCTCTAGGAGCGATCAGCGGTATCATTATTGCCAAAGGTAAGGTTCAAGCCTTTATCGCAACGCTGGTTACCATGACGTTACTACGCGGCGTAACAATGGTTTATACAGACGGTCGTCCTATCTCTACGGGCTTTACTGACACAGCAGACGCATTTGCATGGTTCGGTACAGGTTACGCTCTTGGTATCCCAGTTCCAGTTTGGTTGATGGTGATTGTCTTTGCGGCAGCTTGGTACCTACTGAACCACACTCGCTTTGGCCGCTACGTGTACGCACTTGGTGGCAACGAATCAGCAACGCGACTTTCTGGTATCAATGTTGACCGTGTGAAAATTGGTGTATACGCCATTTGCGGTATGTTGGCAGCACTTGCAGGCATTATCGTGACGTCTCGCCTGTCTTCAGCACAGCCAACTGCGGGTATGGGCTACGAGCTAGACGCTATCGCAGCGGTTGTTCTTGGCGGTACTAGCTTGATGGGCGGTAAAGGTCGCATCATGGGTACCTTGATTGGTGCTCTAATCATCGGCTTCTTGAACAATGCGCTGAACCTACTCGATGTTTCTTCTTACTACCAAATGATTGCGAAAGCAGTGGTTATCTTGCTAGCGGTACTGGTAGACAACAAAAACAAGTAA
- the rbsB gene encoding ribose ABC transporter substrate-binding protein RbsB: MKKLATLISAALLSSTVSVAVQAQDTMAIVVSTLNNPFFVTMKDGAEAKAKELGYDLIVLDSQNDPSKELSNIEDLTIRGVKAILINPTDSDAVSNAIRMANRSKIPVLTLDRGASRGEVVSHIASDNVVGGEMAGHYIMEKVGEKAKVIQLEGIAGTSAARERGEGFMTAVKGSNMELLASQPADFDRTKGLNVMENLLAANPDVQAVFAQNDEMALGALRAVQASGKDVLIVGFDGTDDGIAAVNRGKLAATIAQQPDLIGALGVETAAKVLKGEKVEEYIPVPLKVVTK, encoded by the coding sequence ATGAAAAAACTCGCAACTCTTATCTCTGCTGCTCTTCTTTCTTCAACCGTATCGGTAGCGGTGCAAGCTCAAGATACCATGGCGATTGTAGTTTCTACGCTAAATAACCCGTTCTTCGTAACGATGAAAGACGGCGCAGAAGCGAAAGCGAAAGAACTGGGATACGACTTGATTGTACTGGACTCGCAAAATGACCCGAGTAAAGAACTATCAAACATCGAAGACCTGACGATTCGTGGCGTAAAGGCGATTCTGATTAACCCAACAGATTCAGACGCTGTGTCAAACGCGATTCGCATGGCGAACCGTTCTAAGATCCCTGTGTTGACACTTGACCGTGGCGCGAGCCGTGGCGAAGTAGTGAGCCACATCGCTTCTGACAACGTAGTTGGTGGTGAAATGGCGGGTCACTACATCATGGAAAAAGTGGGCGAGAAAGCGAAAGTCATCCAACTAGAAGGTATCGCAGGTACGTCTGCAGCGCGTGAGCGTGGTGAAGGCTTCATGACAGCAGTGAAGGGCAGCAACATGGAGCTACTAGCAAGCCAACCTGCTGATTTTGACCGTACTAAAGGTCTGAACGTAATGGAAAACTTGCTTGCAGCGAACCCAGACGTACAAGCGGTATTTGCTCAAAATGATGAAATGGCATTGGGTGCGCTTCGTGCAGTACAAGCATCAGGTAAAGACGTACTTATCGTTGGCTTTGACGGTACTGACGACGGCATTGCTGCTGTTAACCGTGGCAAGCTCGCAGCAACTATCGCACAGCAACCAGATCTTATTGGTGCGTTGGGTGTAGAAACTGCAGCAAAAGTATTGAAAGGCGAGAAGGTTGAGGAGTACATTCCTGTTCCGCTTAAAGTCGTGACTAAGTAA
- the rbsK gene encoding ribokinase, producing MNKLVVLGSVNADHVLQVPSFPRPGETLHGRNYQVIPGGKGANQAVAAARLNADIGFIACVGDDSFGINIRENFKMDGIDITGVKMQPNCPTGIAMIQVADSGENSICISAEANAKLTSEAIEPDLERIRQADYLLMQLETPMCGIEKAARIAKDAKTNVILNPAPARELSDELLSCIDVITPNETEAEVLTGVRVKDDDSAQEAANILHSKGIEIVMITLGAKGVLLSQNGRGEIIPGFRVEATDTTAAGDTFNGALVTGLLEDLPLESAIKFAHAAAAISVTRFGAQTSIPTRKEVEEFLEQQ from the coding sequence ATGAATAAGTTAGTGGTGTTAGGTAGTGTAAACGCTGACCATGTTCTTCAAGTGCCTTCTTTCCCTCGCCCTGGCGAGACGCTGCATGGTCGCAACTATCAAGTTATCCCAGGTGGCAAGGGTGCCAACCAAGCTGTGGCGGCAGCTCGATTAAACGCAGACATCGGTTTTATTGCGTGTGTTGGTGATGATTCGTTCGGCATCAACATTCGTGAGAACTTCAAAATGGATGGCATCGATATCACTGGTGTGAAGATGCAGCCAAACTGCCCAACAGGCATTGCCATGATTCAGGTGGCGGACAGTGGTGAGAACAGCATTTGTATCTCCGCAGAAGCGAACGCAAAACTTACCTCAGAAGCGATTGAGCCCGACCTAGAGCGCATTCGTCAGGCAGATTACTTATTGATGCAATTAGAAACGCCAATGTGCGGCATCGAGAAAGCAGCGAGAATCGCGAAAGATGCCAAAACCAACGTGATTCTAAACCCAGCACCAGCTCGCGAACTGTCAGATGAATTACTGTCTTGTATTGATGTCATCACACCAAATGAAACGGAAGCGGAAGTACTCACAGGCGTGAGGGTAAAAGACGATGATAGCGCACAAGAAGCGGCAAACATCCTGCATTCGAAAGGCATTGAAATCGTCATGATCACGCTCGGTGCGAAAGGGGTGTTGTTGAGTCAAAATGGTCGTGGTGAAATCATTCCTGGCTTCCGCGTAGAAGCAACAGATACCACTGCGGCTGGCGATACGTTTAATGGGGCATTAGTCACTGGTTTATTGGAAGACTTACCTTTAGAATCAGCGATTAAGTTTGCCCATGCTGCAGCTGCGATCTCAGTAACTCGCTTTGGCGCGCAAACCTCCATTCCAACCCGTAAAGAGGTTGAGGAGTTCCTTGAACAACAATAA
- a CDS encoding substrate-binding domain-containing protein: protein MATMKDIAKLAGVSTSTVSHVINKTRFVSEEISERVNNAAKELNYYAPSALARSLKVNRTKTIGMLVTTSTNPFFGEVVKGVERSCYQKGYSLILCNTEGDNERMRESINTLLQKRVDGLILMCSSLEGERIDVFERYPDIPVVVMDWGPMLFTSDKIQDNSLRGGYLAAKYLIDCGHKEVGCITGPLIKHQAQMRYEGYKRAMLEAELEFNANWIVESDFECEGGYQAFKKMVERGPLPSAIFVSNDMMAMGVINAANELGIQIPEQLSIIGYDDIHIAKFMSPSLTTIHQPKYRLGQAAVETLLRKLDEKSVEAQVVQLEPTLVERNSVKCLSE from the coding sequence ATGGCAACGATGAAAGACATCGCAAAACTGGCAGGGGTTTCCACCTCAACTGTGAGCCATGTTATTAACAAAACTCGCTTTGTCAGCGAAGAGATCTCGGAACGAGTCAATAACGCTGCCAAAGAGCTTAATTACTACGCGCCGTCTGCTTTGGCGCGTAGCCTCAAAGTAAACCGCACCAAAACCATTGGTATGCTGGTTACTACCTCAACCAACCCATTCTTTGGTGAAGTCGTAAAAGGTGTTGAGCGCAGTTGCTACCAAAAAGGTTACAGCCTTATCCTTTGTAATACCGAAGGAGATAACGAGCGCATGCGTGAATCTATCAATACGTTGTTGCAAAAGCGCGTTGATGGTCTGATTTTGATGTGTTCATCGTTAGAAGGGGAGCGTATTGATGTATTCGAACGTTACCCTGATATCCCGGTTGTAGTGATGGACTGGGGCCCTATGTTGTTCACCAGCGATAAGATTCAAGACAACTCACTTCGTGGTGGTTATCTGGCAGCGAAATACCTTATCGACTGCGGCCACAAAGAGGTAGGCTGTATCACTGGTCCATTAATTAAGCACCAAGCGCAAATGCGTTATGAAGGCTACAAACGCGCGATGCTCGAAGCAGAACTTGAGTTCAATGCAAACTGGATTGTTGAATCTGATTTCGAATGTGAGGGTGGTTATCAAGCCTTCAAGAAAATGGTGGAACGCGGCCCGCTACCTAGCGCGATCTTTGTCTCCAATGACATGATGGCGATGGGCGTTATCAATGCAGCTAATGAACTCGGTATTCAAATTCCAGAACAGCTTTCTATTATAGGTTACGATGATATTCATATTGCGAAGTTTATGTCGCCTTCGCTTACCACGATTCACCAGCCAAAATACCGTCTAGGACAAGCCGCAGTAGAGACACTGTTACGCAAACTGGACGAGAAGTCTGTAGAAGCTCAGGTTGTGCAGCTTGAACCAACATTGGTTGAGCGCAACAGTGTGAAGTGCCTCTCCGAATAA
- the pnuC gene encoding nicotinamide riboside transporter PnuC, which yields MDLFALLDINNTLVNIPIGDGYAMSWIEAFGTVFGLLCIWFASQEKTINYLFGLLNVTLFAVIFFQIQLYGLLLLQLFFFCANIYGWYAWTRPNAQGETLEVRWLSKQKLIATGSVSIVAIALLTIYIDPFFFALANIAVDTLNVFGAGLSEPVLEPDAFPFWDATMTVLSIVAQILMTRKYVENWILWVVINIISVGIYATQGVYAMSVQYAILMFIAANGTREWARSAKRNGEKTLTQATAQG from the coding sequence ATGGACCTATTTGCCCTGTTAGACATCAACAATACCCTCGTAAACATTCCTATTGGTGATGGCTACGCAATGAGTTGGATCGAAGCCTTTGGTACGGTTTTCGGTCTGCTTTGTATTTGGTTTGCGAGCCAAGAAAAAACCATTAACTATTTGTTTGGTTTGCTGAATGTAACACTTTTTGCCGTTATCTTTTTCCAGATTCAGCTTTACGGATTGCTTCTGCTTCAATTGTTCTTCTTCTGCGCCAATATTTATGGTTGGTATGCTTGGACAAGACCAAATGCACAAGGTGAGACATTAGAGGTGCGCTGGTTAAGCAAACAGAAGCTGATCGCGACAGGTTCAGTAAGCATTGTTGCGATTGCCCTATTAACCATCTATATCGATCCATTCTTTTTTGCGTTGGCTAACATTGCCGTTGATACGTTAAATGTATTCGGTGCAGGTTTGTCTGAACCTGTGTTGGAGCCAGATGCTTTCCCATTCTGGGATGCAACCATGACAGTTCTGTCTATCGTGGCGCAAATCTTGATGACACGTAAGTACGTTGAGAACTGGATTCTTTGGGTCGTAATCAACATCATCAGCGTTGGCATTTACGCGACACAAGGCGTGTACGCAATGTCGGTTCAATACGCGATTCTCATGTTCATCGCAGCAAACGGCACAAGAGAGTGGGCACGTAGTGCGAAACGCAATGGTGAGAAGACCCTAACTCAAGCGACAGCACAAGGTTAA
- a CDS encoding nucleoside phosphorylase, translating into MMKQPHIGVDSTQIAPRVIVCGEPDRANRIAALFDNAELASENREYRVFTGTYQGQQISVCSTGIGAPSMIIAVEELKQCGVTDVIRVGSAGAMQKSIQLGELIVAEGAVRDEGGSKAYVRSSYPAYASFSLLKALESYLAEKEARYHFGVVRSHDSFYTDDEEAICEYWNKKGILGADMEISALFTVGRLRGLNVASILNNVVLYQQDVKEGVGQYVDEAQVMMEGERLASYAALEALIAQS; encoded by the coding sequence ATGATGAAACAACCTCATATTGGTGTAGACAGCACTCAAATAGCGCCTCGAGTGATCGTCTGCGGTGAACCAGATCGAGCAAACCGTATTGCCGCGTTGTTTGATAACGCAGAATTGGCCTCTGAGAACCGTGAATATAGAGTGTTCACTGGCACATACCAAGGTCAGCAAATCTCAGTATGCAGTACAGGTATAGGCGCTCCTTCGATGATCATTGCGGTGGAAGAGCTAAAACAGTGTGGTGTGACAGACGTGATTCGTGTGGGATCGGCTGGTGCGATGCAAAAAAGCATTCAACTCGGTGAGTTGATAGTGGCTGAAGGCGCCGTCAGAGATGAGGGTGGCTCGAAAGCATACGTTCGCTCTTCGTATCCGGCTTACGCAAGCTTTTCGTTACTGAAAGCGCTGGAAAGCTATTTAGCCGAAAAAGAAGCGCGCTATCATTTTGGTGTGGTTCGCTCCCATGACAGCTTCTATACCGACGACGAAGAAGCGATTTGCGAATACTGGAACAAGAAAGGCATCCTAGGCGCAGATATGGAAATATCAGCGCTTTTTACCGTCGGTCGCCTGCGTGGTCTAAACGTTGCTTCTATCTTGAACAATGTCGTCCTCTATCAACAAGATGTTAAGGAAGGCGTAGGGCAGTACGTAGATGAAGCACAAGTGATGATGGAAGGGGAGCGTTTAGCGTCTTACGCTGCTCTTGAAGCCTTAATTGCGCAGAGTTAA
- a CDS encoding Crp/Fnr family transcriptional regulator: MKISPYPTGRFKSFLEQKSAEFRDLIYQCQIGSRYFDSGEEILRHGEQLQYLYVVPVGRVSMSIIAANGRRFQLGEANCDYHIYGEMEYFTQTPCQWNVVADEHMQVDIICIQKLTEALHQQPDMMFFFASALAGDYQDSMDIYTNRLLHPITYNIAYDLLVQKQTNTLLGGFDKVNQEAERFGTSGRVYRRAVKDLMDKGLIRKGEQGLEIVDETVLKTFLDAYE; encoded by the coding sequence GTGAAAATCAGCCCTTACCCAACCGGACGTTTCAAAAGCTTTTTAGAACAGAAAAGTGCTGAGTTTCGCGACTTAATCTATCAATGCCAAATCGGCAGTCGATACTTCGACTCTGGTGAAGAGATCCTTCGCCATGGTGAGCAGCTTCAATATCTGTATGTGGTGCCAGTAGGGCGAGTTTCGATGAGTATCATTGCAGCCAACGGTCGCCGGTTCCAGTTAGGTGAAGCCAATTGCGACTATCATATCTATGGTGAAATGGAGTACTTCACGCAAACGCCTTGCCAATGGAACGTGGTCGCAGATGAACATATGCAAGTGGATATTATCTGTATCCAAAAACTGACTGAGGCACTGCACCAGCAACCTGACATGATGTTTTTCTTTGCTTCTGCTTTGGCGGGGGATTATCAAGATTCAATGGATATCTATACCAATCGCTTGTTACACCCAATTACTTACAACATTGCTTATGACTTGCTCGTACAAAAGCAGACCAACACCTTGCTGGGTGGGTTTGACAAGGTAAACCAAGAAGCAGAAAGATTTGGCACGTCAGGACGCGTCTATCGTCGAGCGGTAAAAGATCTGATGGACAAAGGTTTGATCAGAAAAGGCGAGCAGGGGCTTGAGATTGTTGATGAAACGGTACTAAAAACATTTCTTGATGCCTACGAATAA
- a CDS encoding DUF3012 domain-containing protein encodes MKKLALVLFVAAQLMACTEVGSEAWCNDMKEKPKGEWTANEASDFAKHCVF; translated from the coding sequence ATGAAGAAGTTAGCATTGGTTTTATTTGTTGCTGCACAATTGATGGCTTGTACTGAAGTTGGTAGTGAAGCGTGGTGTAACGACATGAAAGAAAAGCCAAAAGGCGAATGGACAGCAAACGAAGCATCTGACTTTGCTAAGCACTGCGTTTTCTAA
- a CDS encoding siderophore ABC transporter substrate-binding protein codes for MEKIVSAAILSLLIISPSFAATVKIDHYMGTTEVEQSPKRVVVIGFGPLDMLDSFGIDPVAVSNASHLPKYLSKYSKTHYTSAGSLFEPDFETIYIQRPDLILVGPRGSSKYDELSEIAPTVVLASGENEGYWQGTKAQWRNVGKIFNMEEKVEQKIENLDAQFNAIRDYNQTNNNDALTILSIGDNISAFGAKSRFGAIYTDFGFAETVKNLKTGTHGDVISYEFIREANPKNILVIDRNTLHAKSDNDLAKSLDNDLVKATSAYKNKKITFLDVDAWYLAMSGVTATEKMVSEIKHTIEL; via the coding sequence ATGGAAAAAATCGTCAGTGCGGCAATTCTTTCGCTGCTTATAATTTCACCTTCTTTTGCTGCAACCGTCAAAATTGACCATTACATGGGTACGACAGAAGTTGAACAATCCCCCAAACGAGTGGTTGTGATTGGCTTTGGCCCACTCGATATGCTGGATAGTTTTGGCATCGATCCAGTCGCGGTATCGAACGCCTCCCATCTTCCAAAGTACTTATCTAAATACAGCAAGACTCATTACACATCGGCAGGTAGTCTTTTCGAACCAGACTTTGAAACCATCTACATACAAAGGCCGGACTTGATTTTGGTTGGTCCTCGCGGTTCGTCAAAATACGATGAGTTAAGTGAAATAGCACCAACAGTTGTGCTCGCATCAGGTGAAAACGAAGGCTACTGGCAGGGCACAAAAGCGCAATGGCGCAACGTTGGCAAGATCTTCAATATGGAAGAAAAGGTTGAACAAAAAATTGAAAACCTGGATGCACAGTTCAATGCGATTCGTGATTACAACCAAACCAACAATAATGATGCACTCACAATTCTAAGCATTGGTGACAACATCAGTGCATTTGGTGCGAAATCTCGTTTTGGCGCAATTTATACGGATTTTGGCTTTGCAGAGACTGTGAAGAATCTCAAAACGGGTACACATGGTGACGTCATTTCTTATGAGTTTATTCGCGAAGCCAACCCGAAAAATATCCTCGTTATTGATAGAAACACACTTCACGCAAAGTCTGACAATGACCTTGCTAAATCGCTGGATAACGATTTGGTTAAAGCGACTTCGGCATACAAGAACAAGAAAATTACCTTCCTAGATGTTGATGCGTGGTACTTAGCTATGTCGGGGGTGACTGCAACGGAAAAGATGGTGAGTGAAATTAAACATACGATCGAACTTTAA
- the vctD gene encoding iron chelate uptake ABC transporter permease subunit VctD, whose protein sequence is MKKLLLVLVALSVASLFVGVGNMTPQQLFSGDAKALELFFTSRIPRLFAILLAGAGLGIAGLVMQQISQNRFAAPSTTGTIECAMLGYVMSVVFFGNGEQLWLVFAVSILGTLIFVQFIQRIQFKSVVFVPLVGIIFGNVVDAVTTFIAYKYDALQSLSAWSVANFANILRGDFELLYIAVPVALLSYLFAARISAVGIGKDFAVNLGLNYQQVVTLGVFLVSVMSASVVMIVGQLPFLGLIVPNLVSYFYGDNLKRNIPLTAMYGAFLVLACDLVSRVIIFPHEMPISIVISILGGVVFIAMLLRGKQSA, encoded by the coding sequence TTGAAAAAGTTATTGCTTGTTCTTGTTGCTCTAAGCGTCGCGTCGTTGTTTGTTGGGGTGGGAAATATGACACCCCAACAGTTGTTTTCGGGTGATGCAAAAGCACTAGAACTCTTCTTCACTAGCCGGATTCCGCGCCTATTTGCGATTCTACTTGCTGGGGCCGGGCTAGGTATCGCTGGATTAGTGATGCAGCAAATTAGCCAAAACCGATTCGCCGCGCCTTCAACAACAGGCACGATTGAGTGTGCCATGCTTGGTTACGTAATGAGTGTGGTGTTTTTTGGAAATGGCGAACAGCTGTGGCTTGTCTTTGCTGTCTCTATTCTCGGCACTTTAATTTTCGTTCAGTTCATTCAGCGTATCCAATTTAAAAGCGTCGTATTTGTGCCGCTCGTGGGCATCATCTTTGGTAACGTTGTTGACGCTGTTACTACTTTCATTGCCTACAAATACGATGCACTACAAAGTCTGTCAGCGTGGAGTGTGGCAAACTTTGCCAACATTTTGCGCGGTGATTTTGAGCTGCTCTATATCGCTGTCCCCGTCGCCCTTTTAAGTTACTTGTTTGCGGCACGAATTTCTGCGGTTGGTATTGGTAAAGACTTTGCAGTAAACCTTGGTCTTAACTACCAACAAGTGGTGACATTAGGCGTATTTTTGGTGTCGGTAATGTCAGCCAGTGTGGTGATGATCGTTGGTCAACTGCCGTTTCTTGGACTTATCGTGCCAAACTTAGTCAGTTACTTCTACGGTGATAACCTCAAACGCAATATCCCGCTTACTGCCATGTATGGAGCGTTCCTTGTTTTAGCGTGTGACCTGGTTAGCCGAGTGATCATTTTCCCTCATGAAATGCCTATTTCAATTGTGATCAGCATCTTGGGTGGTGTGGTGTTTATCGCGATGTTGTTGCGAGGCAAGCAAAGTGCGTGA
- the vctG gene encoding iron chelate uptake ABC transporter permease subunit VctG yields MRDSKKLILLAGIALLFAFLFIGIGLTTDNYQYFLSRRVPKVLAMVLAGIAIAQSSLVFQTITHNRILTPSIMGFDALYVLTQVLIVLLFGGLSALVLNVYINFSIAVLVMVGFSLLLFGFYFSKGGRNLITLLLVGLIFGQLFSNIAVFFSLLMDPNTFAFVQSKLYASFNNVKVNLVYLSSPILFIACWLLYRKHHTLDVFWLDQDNTKSLGVDVPKVTRNVFILSALLIAISTALVGPIMFFGLLVTNLSREMFCSYQHRTLLIGCSLMAICALLSGQWIIENVFSFETTLSVVINFIGGIYFLYLLLKNKVV; encoded by the coding sequence GTGCGTGATTCCAAGAAACTGATCTTATTGGCAGGCATTGCGCTGCTTTTTGCATTTTTGTTTATTGGTATTGGCTTAACAACAGATAACTACCAGTACTTTTTGTCGCGACGTGTACCTAAAGTGTTAGCCATGGTATTGGCAGGTATTGCGATTGCTCAATCTTCATTGGTGTTCCAAACCATTACCCATAACCGGATCCTCACCCCCAGCATCATGGGATTTGATGCGTTGTATGTGTTGACGCAAGTTCTGATTGTTTTGTTGTTTGGTGGTTTAAGCGCTCTCGTTCTGAATGTTTACATCAACTTCTCGATTGCGGTATTGGTGATGGTAGGCTTTTCGCTATTGCTGTTTGGATTTTATTTTTCAAAAGGCGGGCGTAATCTCATCACTTTGCTGTTGGTTGGGCTGATCTTTGGGCAGTTGTTTAGCAATATTGCGGTGTTCTTCTCTCTTCTGATGGACCCAAATACCTTTGCGTTTGTGCAATCTAAACTGTATGCCAGTTTCAACAATGTGAAGGTGAACTTGGTGTATCTGAGCTCGCCAATATTGTTCATCGCTTGTTGGTTGTTGTATCGCAAGCATCACACCTTAGATGTGTTTTGGCTCGACCAGGACAATACTAAGAGTCTAGGGGTTGATGTCCCTAAAGTGACGCGCAACGTCTTCATTCTCTCCGCGCTTCTCATTGCCATCTCGACCGCGCTCGTCGGCCCTATCATGTTTTTTGGATTGTTGGTGACAAACTTAAGTCGTGAGATGTTCTGCTCCTACCAGCATCGTACCCTGTTAATAGGCTGCTCATTGATGGCAATTTGTGCCTTATTGTCGGGGCAATGGATTATAGAAAACGTCTTTTCATTTGAAACGACGTTGAGCGTAGTGATTAACTTCATTGGCGGTATCTACTTTTTGTATCTATTGCTGAAAAACAAAGTCGTATAA